A DNA window from Teredinibacter franksiae contains the following coding sequences:
- a CDS encoding SemiSWEET family sugar transporter, which yields MIEVIGLIAACLTTFAFLPQALRVMKTQSTSDLSPTMYASFVVGVLLWLLYGIMLGNIALILANSVTAIFAGIVFFYVVKNNVFGQTNAT from the coding sequence ATGATTGAAGTAATTGGATTAATTGCCGCCTGCCTTACCACTTTCGCGTTTTTGCCGCAGGCGCTGCGCGTCATGAAGACCCAATCCACTTCGGATCTGTCACCCACCATGTATGCCTCTTTTGTTGTTGGCGTATTACTGTGGCTTTTATACGGCATTATGCTCGGAAATATCGCACTGATATTAGCCAATTCTGTTACCGCCATTTTCGCCGGTATTGTGTTCTTCTATGTCGTCAAAAACAACGTCTT